Within Salvia splendens isolate huo1 chromosome 21, SspV2, whole genome shotgun sequence, the genomic segment GAGGTAGAGAAAACTAACACTCACATCGTTGCACTGTGATCACATAGAGCTGATTTTCTCATGTCTACTAGCCGAATAAAACCTCTTGAACTGCTGTAAGCCAGCAGATTACAGTGAGATGGATGGAATTCAACTGCTGTGATCACCTCTGGACAATATTTCATGAAAATCAAATCATTCATCTAATCATGCGTAAAAAGGAAAAGTGCAAATATCAGAATACCAGAATTGATGTCAAGAAACTTCCGACTATATTTAACATTTCCTCCTTAATAGAATTGATGTTATGTGTTAGTGAGGGATTGAAGGCCGACTTGCTCATactatttgttttcttttacttaGAGCACAATAACAAAAATGTGCTCTAAAATGGTGATGAAATTGTTTTGGAGGTAAATGTGACGCGATTGCATCTGAAGTTATTTTTTATTGAAGGtatggaaaaaggaaatagaTAGATGGAGAGAACATGGCAATTATGAAATGTTGAATAATGACAAGATAACAAAGCATTTGCCATTTCTGTGTGTGACAAGTTACCTATGAGATCTTCCATGTTTACAGGCTTCATGTCAAGGATATTAAAACACTGATTGCTGACTTCTAGATTCCACAAATTTATTCTCAGGTCATCTCCAGAAAGAAATGTCTCCCAATCACTGCAATGAATATTATTCGGCCATTAAACATGGagaattaaaaaatttgaatcTACATATCACTTGCCATGCTTAATACGTATATTACTTTCattattccattttttttttgggggggggggggggtgtaTGCATGCATGCCATGCTTAATACGTATATTACTTTCACTATTccattttttttggggtggtgtatgcatgcatgcatgcatacaGTAGCAAAGCTTTATATGTTCTGAACTTAAATAACAGTAAAATCAGGCATACCTATTAACAGAGATAGAGTTTATACTGAAATCATGAGCATGCGCATACACCTTTCGAGTTCTTGAAACACTATCATCTTCTAAACATGCTATCTAGATACAAAACAGACCTGATATCATGGCCAAGCTAATTTAGAGATACATGCTCTTATTAAGAAAAATGACAAATTTGAAACACATACCTTGTCATTTGTTCCATTATAAGAAGACACACCATTCCCTATATTTTCTTTCCATTCTAGAGAATGACCATTGACAAAAGATGACTTTTGCCCATTAATAAAACTCTTTTCACCTAAAAGTGAGTTCTCTGAAGATATTGGTTGACTCGTCTCCATCTCTTTGACTTGCTTAACTTGACGATCCTTGACCTGCCTTTAGGCACCCATTAATAATATCATAGGGAAAAAAACAAAGACTGTTATACAGAGTAGAAACAAGAAAATATATCCACAGGTAGTGGAATTCACTCCTTCTTGATGAATTGATTACAGAATTTTCCATATTAGGTCTGTCGATTCAAGGGAAGATATGAGTGAATGCTTACACTTTCCTCACAGCTAGACTATCAGTGACTAGGAACACATTCACCAATTCGAAGAAGTTTACCGAATTTTTAACCTTTTTTATCACACTTCACAGTCAGATAGTGTAAATTTTCCTACATAATTCCATCTTCAAGAAATTCAAATAACCGTTCAACAATTTTTATAAGGACGAAGGGTGAAGAGTATGATACCTTCCACAATTTGATAGTCTTATCATTTGATGATAGAATATTTAGTGATCCAGTAGATGCTGCACACCACCTAACTTTATTGATCTTTTCTTCAATCTCCACACTCCTCAAATAATCAAACTGCACGGAAAGTGCTAATCAAAACAGGTACAAGTACAAGAACTATGCAGGCAGGACCCCTTGAGCTCCAAAACCGCCAACCAAAGATAACTATTCATACCAAAATCTCAAAATACAGAGAAACTAAAAGCTAAAGCACCCACCTCTGGCTCGTGACTTTGAAACTCAGTTTTGTAATGATATTTAGGATGCTTCGCAATAATTCTATCAAGTCTCTCCAACTCGTTCCGTGGAGTGGACCGGACTAAGTCCTAATATGCAAATGAGAATACATGAAGCTTGTGAACTCAATACAAAACACAAATGCGCCAAAAAAAACATCTAAAATGAATTTATCTTCCACGCTACACTCAACGTCTTAGTATGATCATCAATTTCCACTTATCAACATGTACATATCCACTACTGTATATCTGTAATTATCCAAACAAACTTATTTTCCAGCAAAAACATATTCGTTACAGAAAAACACAAATACAAAGCAACACAAGTAGAAATACGCACATCTTTAGCACCGTTTTCCTGAAAAATGACGACGCGACCGCCTCGATCGCCGACGGCCAAGTGATCGCCACTTTTGTCGAACTCAATTGCGGAAATTACATCAACTGCGAGCAGGAGAAACGGCAGATTAGGCTCAAGGAGTGAAAATCGGCGAATGAAAGGTGAAGCGGGAAGAGATTTACTGTCGCGAACATCTTCTCCGGGTAGTATGTCGCCGAAGACCTGAGAGAATTTCCAGTCCAGAGCGGCGGCCGGCGACGAAGAGGAAGAGTCCGAGCTGAAACTCATACTCGTTTAGGTTGAAATCGACAGCTCAAATCGACATTCTTCAGCAGCAACACGAGCGTCGATTGTCAATTTTCTCTgtggtgagagagagagagagaggtgttgGGTTTCCGTTATCCACTCAATTATTTTCAGTAGTTGTAAAACAAGCTTCTACGTCAGGGTCAATTTTGCTATTTTAGGTGTAATCTTCTTTTTAtgcactttttcttttttcagaaaaattattttagtgAACTGGATTAGGTGAagatttcaataattaaaattacacattgTATATTTGATCAGATTGTGATAAAATGCAagctcatatattgtacaaactttaaactataatctggacagttaaaaaatatcaacagactacaaaatattagtaacagaaaatgtcaacacaatatcaacacggCATCAactgttgacactgtgttgacattttccgttactactattttgtcatcgGCCGACCacaactttaaaaataaaattcattagAATTTCCCAACTCACATAGATTGGCTAATAACATCCTTATATATCTACAGTTAATCACGTCTGGATGGTATTATGTgatctttttttaatatttacttgATTACatgtattattttcatttttttcactattaaaaaaattcaattttttaatattttaagtgAATTTTATAGTTACTACCAATTTTTACATTAAAGTAAGATTGaatagattatttttttaaaaatggttTATAGCACATATTGAGGCCCATATATTCCAGATATTTGGCCCAAATCTATATTTTATTCATCGAAGATTTTCGCTATTATAAATATCACAGCAGAAAGAAGATCAGGAAAAAGGCTGGAATAA encodes:
- the LOC121784987 gene encoding serine/threonine protein phosphatase 2A 55 kDa regulatory subunit B beta isoform-like isoform X2, which codes for MSFSSDSSSSSPAAALDWKFSQVFGDILPGEDVRDIDVISAIEFDKSGDHLAVGDRGGRVVIFQENGAKDFDYLRSVEIEEKINKVRWCAASTGSLNILSSNDKTIKLWKVKDRQVKQVKEMETSQPISSENSLLGEKSFINGQKSSFVNGHSLEWKENIGNGVSSYNGTNDKIACLEDDSVSRTRKVYAHAHDFSINSISVNSDWETFLSGDDLRINLWNLEVSNQCFNILDMKPVNMEDLIEVITAVEFHPSHCNLLAYSSSRGFIRLVDMRKSALCDHSATILKDEEFHGQKSFFTEIIASITDMKFANDGRHILSRDFMNLKLWDMHMDSGPVATIRIHENLRPKLADLYNNDAIFDKFECCVSKDHLNFATGSYSNILRVFSNGSGAEGVTIEASRNPTRKPHGQTTSRPRRSSLSNIARGFYRQVDGRGAESNDFSYDFNSKLLHMAWHPSTNLIACAAGSSLLMYHA
- the LOC121784987 gene encoding serine/threonine protein phosphatase 2A 55 kDa regulatory subunit B beta isoform-like isoform X1 — translated: MSFSSDSSSSSPAAALDWKFSQVFGDILPGEDVRDIDVISAIEFDKSGDHLAVGDRGGRVVIFQENGAKDDLVRSTPRNELERLDRIIAKHPKYHYKTEFQSHEPEFDYLRSVEIEEKINKVRWCAASTGSLNILSSNDKTIKLWKVKDRQVKQVKEMETSQPISSENSLLGEKSFINGQKSSFVNGHSLEWKENIGNGVSSYNGTNDKIACLEDDSVSRTRKVYAHAHDFSINSISVNSDWETFLSGDDLRINLWNLEVSNQCFNILDMKPVNMEDLIEVITAVEFHPSHCNLLAYSSSRGFIRLVDMRKSALCDHSATILKDEEFHGQKSFFTEIIASITDMKFANDGRHILSRDFMNLKLWDMHMDSGPVATIRIHENLRPKLADLYNNDAIFDKFECCVSKDHLNFATGSYSNILRVFSNGSGAEGVTIEASRNPTRKPHGQTTSRPRRSSLSNIARGFYRQVDGRGAESNDFSYDFNSKLLHMAWHPSTNLIACAAGSSLLMYHA